From the genome of Naumovozyma castellii chromosome 7, complete genome:
TGAGTTACACCATCAACTTCATTTGCTTCAAATGAAACGACTTCAGAAACGGGATACCCATCGTATGTAAAAGTTGTTGTGTAAGCATCTGGTAAAGAAAAGGTGGGTGCATCAACTGCGGAGGAAGTGACTGCAGCAGATGAAGATGTCACTTGAGCTGCTGGAATAGTAGATGTGGTGGTACCTGTTGCACCGTCAGTGGAGAAGTAAGAGATTATCTCTGAAAGTACGGTACCATTGTCAGTAACAGTGGTTGTGTATGGAGTTGGAAGAGTAAAACCTGCTGCtacagaagaagaagaggatgatgCTGTGGAACCGGAACTACCcattttgttgttatttCT
Proteins encoded in this window:
- the NCAS0G04320 gene encoding uncharacterized protein, which codes for MGSSGSTASSSSSSVAAGFTLPTPYTTTVTDNGTVLSEIISYFSTDGATGTTTSTIPAAQVTSSSAAVTSSAVDAPTFSLPDAYTTTFTYDGYPVSEVVSFEANEVDGVTQTATVTSQFPVDRYVTVTVTEVDPVTVTTDVTDAAKTINSTVYVTKTVEATVTKQ